The region GTGATTTCTCCAACTCAACATATTGCACATTGCAACATCAAAAAACTTGTCTTTATCAACCAAAATACTCAACATGCTGTTTTAATTGTATTTTAATGTCACAAAGTCGTTGGCATGGATATTGATCTAACGAGGCTAGACCTAAGGAAGGAAAAAGCCAGGAGGTACCATGGCCACAGGACAAAGCTTTATTGGGCTACTGGAACGTTTTTACGCATCAAAAGCAGCTAATCAATGCAACACCTGTAACGTTGGCTTATGGGCCATCAACCGGGATCAAACCTTGACCAAGCCAAAAGATAGGGGGTTTCTCTTGAAAAATTTATTGAACCGCTTCAGATCAAACAGCGGAAAAATGGAAGTTTCACAAGACGAAAACTGTTCAATGATCAACAGCCTTTCTAAAAAGACATGTGCAGGCGGAAAAATTTTAGTTGTAAGCAAGGGTGCTGCATTCTCCGGCAACGTCGTCAGCTACGCAGTTGAAATGGCAGCCAGAACTCAAAGCAGCCTTGTTGCCCTTAATTTGGATGAACAGGGTGCTGATTTCAACAATTTCTGCTCCAAGTCTGAGGAAAACATTTCCCACTTCTCAAGCAAAGCTAAAGAAGCAGGACTTCTTTTCGCACATGTTGTTAAACAGGGTGCTGAAGATTCTGTCGTAGCCGCGCTTCATGAAGAAGACGGCGGGGTCCGGTATGTAATGGAAGATGTGGCCAAACACAAGTCCGCAGGAAGAGCCATTCCAGTTTACACTCGAGCGATGATGCGGGTTAAATAGCCCGGCTTCGTTGCCGTTTCAGAACTATAAGGGAAACAAATGACTCCAGAAATTCTACTAGTTATGGGGGTACTGGCCTTCGCAGTACTCCTCTTCATATTCGAATGGGTGAGGGTCGACGTTGTCGGCATCATCATGATGGTATTGCTGCCCCTGCTCGGTCTTGTCACTCCTAAACAGGCAATCAGCGGCTTGAGCAGTAACGCCGTCGTCTCAATCATCGCAGTCATCATTATCGGGGCAGGTCTGGATAAGACCGGAGTTATGAACTCCCTTGCAAGAGTTATCCTGAAATTCGCGGGAAAAAGCGAAACCAGAATTATGGCTCTTATTGCCGGAACCGTATCCATTATCTCAGGATTTATGCAGAACATCGGCGCAGCGGCCCTGTTCCTGCCTGCGGCAAAACGTATCGGTAACCAGACTGGAGTCCCTATCGGCAGATTGCTCATGCCCATGGGCTTCTGTGCGATTATCGGTGGCTGTCTCACTCTTGTAGGTTCCAGCCCGCTGATTCTTCTGAATGATCTTATGGTCGTAGGTGGAAAACACTACGAGCCGTTCGGAATGTTTGGAGTTACCCCCATAGGACTGGCTCTGCTTGTTGCAGCGCTGATCTACTTCATGCTGCTGGGACGTTTCATCCTTCCCAATCAGGATGTAGCGGAAAACTCCGGTCCCATGTCCGAACTGCTTTCCAATACTTACGGCGGAATCGGCTCACTTTATGAGCTGCATGTTCCCGAAAACTGGGAATGTGATCATGACCTTATGGGTCTTGAACTTCGCCCTATCTACTTTTCAACAGTAGTAGCTATTGCACGCGAAAGAGGCAAGAATCATAAAATAGCTCCTGATGCGCTGGAAAAGATACTGCCCGGTGACCATCTGGCTGTAGTCGGTCCTATTGAATTCGTTCAAGCAATGGCTGCGGAATACGGATGGGACCTTAAGGAAGACCTTGAGACTTTTGCCGAAGAACTTTCTCCCAACAATGCAGGAATCATGGAAGGTCTCATCACCCCCCGTTCCGAACTGGTGGGCATGACTCTTCGTGAACTGGGTATCCGCAAGCGTTTTCAGGTTTCCCCCATGGCTATTTTCAGAGGGGAAAAACTGTTCATCAGCGGACTGACCGATATCACCCTTGAGTCCGGGGACGCCTTGCTGCTCCACGGTCGCTGGGAAATGTTCCACATGCTCAAAGACAGACCGGATTTCGTCTTTACCGAAGAGGTAAAAGGAGAAATCCTGCGGGCCGATAAAGCTAAACTGGCTCTCATGTGGCTGGCGGTATCACTTGTGATGATTCTCGGCCTGCATATCCAGCTTTCCATCGCACTGCTCACCGGTGCTCTGGGTATGATTCTGACCAAAGTTCTGAGCATTGACGAAGCATACCAGTCCGTTGACTGGATGACAGTCTTCCTGCTCGGAGGACTTATTCCTCTGGGTATGGCCTTTGAGAATACCGGAGCTGCAAAATACATTGCCGATACTATCATGGCTGCACTGGGACATCCTTCGTCCCTGATTCTGCTGACCGTTATCGGCGCACTGACCTCGTTCTTCACTCTGGTAGCTTCAAACGTCGGCGCAACCGTACTTCTGGTTCCGTTGTCGATGAACATGGCCCTCAATGCCGGGGTTGATCCACGCATAGCGGCGCTTACTGTAGCGGTGGCGGCATCCAACACATTCGTGCTGCCAACACATCAGGTAAACGCTCTCATCATGCGACCCGGTGGGTACAAAACAATCGACTATGTACGAGCCGGGACAGGGATGACCATCCTCTACATGGCGGTAATGATCTTCGCCATTATGACGCTCTACTAAACGTACAAAGAGTAAATACCACGAAAGGCCGGGATATTCCCGGCCTTTCGTAATTTGTACTTTGCCGCCCCAAACCAAACCGGAAGAAGGCAGCCCTTAAATATGCTTTCCTCAAAAGATCCGGTAATGATGTAAAAAGGAGTTTCTTATGGAGCCCACTTTTCTGCAATCACTGGGTAGTAACTTTCTCGGCCATGCTCCCAATTGGTACAAGAAAGTAATTATTGCCTTCCTCATATTAAATCCTGTGCTTATGTTCACAGCCGGCCCTATTGTCGCCGGCTGGGCGCTTATTGCCGAATTCATTTTTACTCTGGCAATGGCTCTCAAATGCTATCCCCTGCCCGCAGGTGGTTTACTGGCGCTGGAAGCTGTCGTGCTGGGTATGACTTCAGCGGAAACCATCTATCATGAAGCTTTGAACAATTTCGAAGTTATCCTGCTGCTGATATTCATGGTGGCCGGTATTTATTTCATGAAAGAGTTTCTACAGTTCACCTTCACCCGTATTCTGGTGAGAGTTCAGTCCAAGATACTAATTTCACTGATGTTCTGTTTTGCAGGCGCATTCCTTTCCGCTTTTCTGGACGCACTGACTGTAACCGCCGTCATTATCGCTGTGGCCTACAGCTTCTACAACATCTACCACCGATTCGCTTCAGGAAAGACCATGAACTGTGATCATGATCTCTGCAGCGACAACGCCGTGGTTGAGAAGAACCGTCAGGATCTGGTCGAATTCAGAGCCTTCCTGCGTAACCTGATGATGCATGGCGCTGTGGGAACCGCGCTGGGTGGAGTCTGCACTCTGGTGGGTGAACCACAGAACCTGCTTATCGGCGGAGAAATGGGCTGGCATTTTGTAGAATTCTTTCTTGAAGTCATGCCGGTATCGCTGCCTGTTCTGGGTGTGGGACTGCTGACCTGTGTTTTCGTGGAACAATTCCACCTCTTCGGATACGGAGCGAAACTGCCCGGGGATATCCGTTCCCACCTGCTGGAAACAGCGGTAGAAATGGAAGAAAAAGAAGGACAGAGAGGCAAAACCAGATTGCTTATCCAGACCCTTACCGGTATCTGGCTCGTTGCTGCTTTAGCATTTCACCTTGCGGCAGTTGGTATCATCGGCCTCTCGGTAATTATCATTCTGACCTCCATGAACGGGTACATCGAAGAACACCAGCTTGGTAAGGCTTTTGAAGAAGCCCTGCCCTTCACGGCATTGCTGGTCGTCTTCTTTTCAATTGTAGCCGTTATTCATGATCAGGGAATCTTCCATCCCATCATTGAATTTGTACTCAGCATGAAAGGACAGGCACAGCTTGTAGCATACTACCTTGCAAACGGCCTGCTCTCCGCAATTTCAGATAACGTCTTTGTAGCTACTGTCTACATCTCAGAAACCAAACTTCACTTCATCAACCTGCTTGGAACACTACCGGATATAGGCATGACCGGTCAGGCTCTGATGGAAAAGCTCACCGATCCGCATCTGATGCGGGCCGATGTTGTTGCAGGAATGCCTCAAGCTACCGCATCCAAGGCGCTTGAGATCATGCATCAGTTCGACAAGCTTGCCGTAGCCATCAACACTGGAACCAACATCCCCAGTGTGGCAACCCCTAACGGACAGGCCGCTTTTCTGTTTCTCCTGACCTCTGCCCTTGCTCCGGTCATAAGGCTTTCTTATGGCCGGATGGTAATGCTCGCATTGCCATATACCATCACCATGTCCATAACTGGACTCTTGGCTGTAAATTACTTTTTGTAATTTCGCCATGCCGCACAGAAGCGGACGCCCTCTTTCTCCGGCGGATCTCCACTGCCGGAGAAAGGGGACAAGCGTTCACCCTAGCTGATTCAACTTTCCTCCGTACTCACTAAGCCACTTCCCATCAGTAAACATATCCTCGGTAAAGCCGCCGTCATTCTTAACTCATGTTTTGTTCAGCAACTGAGTACTAATATTCATTATTGAAATATTATGTTAGTCTCAGATAAAAGGATAGAATCAATCTGACTCATAAACGATTGCAGTACATAATTTTACCTGCAATGGAAGTATAAACGCAAATTCCACACGGATTTCCAGCCGGAAAATTCGGGAGGATGCCCAATGAGTGCGAAAAAAAATGAGAGAATCAACTCTTCCGGTAACAAAAATACCGGAACTCCCACTAAGCATGAACAAGACAACCGCGCAGGATATTTCTCGTCCCTTTCATTTGAAGAGAAAATAGAGCAATCCCGTCTGGCGGCATTGGTAGCATCTTCAGATGATGCGATTCTGGGAGCAAAGCTGGATGGAACAATCACAGACTGGAATTCCGGCGCAGAAAAGATTTTCGGCTACACTCATGATGAAATTATCGGTAAATCCATCCAGATTCTTGTGCCGCCTGAAATATCGGTAGATAAAAAAAAAATCATGGATCGCATTGCTCAAGGCGAGCCCATAAATCAGTATGAAACGATACGTATGGGCAAAGACGGCACGCGTATCAATGTTTCTACCAGCATTTCCCCAATAAGAGATCCTAAGGGCAATATAATCGGGGCCTCAGCAATTACCCGCGACATCACGCAAAGGATAAAGGACGAGCAAAAGATGAAGTCTCAGGCTTTTCTGCTTGAAGAGATGGGGCATCTAGCCAAAGTCGGCGGATGGGAGTTCGACCCCGCCACGGGCAAAGGAGCATGGACGAACGAAATTGCCAGAATTCAGGATATTGACCAAAGCGTTGAGGCTACAGTTGATCTGGGCCTATCTTTTTTTCATGGCGAAAACAGGGAAAAAATTGACGCGGCACTTAAAGAGGCACGCGAGAACGGCACACCATACGATCTGGAATTGGAATTAATTTCCGCAACGGGGCAAAAAAAATGGATAAGAACCATTGGTAAACCCAAAATTGAGAATGGCGTAATTACATCCATACGCGGAGCTTTTCAGGATATTACGGACAGAAAACAGATTGAGTTTAAACTTCGGAACAGTGAAAAGAAACTATATGATATTCTGGAATCCATCTCGGACGCATTAGTTGTCGTAAACGATGAAGGCGATATTACAATGGTCAATTCTGCGACCATTAAAATGTTCGGATATTCCAGCAAAGAATTATTACATAAAAATATCGATATATTTGTACCGGCTCAACATAAGGACGGGCATAAGGAAAAATGTGCATCCTACTTCCGCTCTCCAACAAAGAACGCGCCGCTATGGAATAAAGACATCAGCATCCTTACCCGCGACGGTACTCATATTCCGGTGGATATAGCGTTATCCCTAACTTCCATAGACGGGCAGCCTCATGCAGTAGCCTCAATCCGCGACATTAGCAAACGCAGGAAAGCCGAAGAAGCTCTCGCGGCATCAGAAACAAAATTCAGGTTGATCACTGAAAATCTCAAGGAAATGATTTACAGGGCGGACCATAAGACTTTCACAGTTAACTACGTAAACAAAGCGGTAGAAGACATATACGGTTATACCACGGCCGAATGGCTGCAATCTCCTCACATTTGGGAAGAGACAATACATCCGAACGACAGGGAAATAGTCCTCCACTTTTTCCGTAATGCTGCTCAGGAATTCAAAGATGTAAAGATGGAATACCGGGTTCTGGACCGCGATGGGAATACCCACTGGGTTTATGACAGTATGACCTGGGAAAAAGATGAGTCCGGTAAGCAGGTTGCCATACTAGGCGCCATGACTGACATCACTGAGCAGAAACAGGCTCTGATTTATCTTGAAGAACAGGAAAGATTTCTCCGCGACATTCTGCATGGCATCAAGGCAGCAATCATCATTATTGATTATGAAAAAAGGTCAGTTGTCGATGTTAATGATGAATTTTTGAGCATTGTAGGCAGGAAGAAGGAACAAATTGTAGGCCATACGTGCGGCGAAGTTCTGCAATGCGATAAAGATTGCCCTAAATGTGATGAAAGTGGCAACATCACTCCCAGCCTTGTATTTAGAAAACGCAGCAGCATAAATAACTCCAAAGGAAGACGGATACCGGTGGAAGAGAGTTTCATTCCGGTGACAATCCA is a window of Maridesulfovibrio sp. DNA encoding:
- a CDS encoding PAS domain S-box protein, coding for MSAKKNERINSSGNKNTGTPTKHEQDNRAGYFSSLSFEEKIEQSRLAALVASSDDAILGAKLDGTITDWNSGAEKIFGYTHDEIIGKSIQILVPPEISVDKKKIMDRIAQGEPINQYETIRMGKDGTRINVSTSISPIRDPKGNIIGASAITRDITQRIKDEQKMKSQAFLLEEMGHLAKVGGWEFDPATGKGAWTNEIARIQDIDQSVEATVDLGLSFFHGENREKIDAALKEARENGTPYDLELELISATGQKKWIRTIGKPKIENGVITSIRGAFQDITDRKQIEFKLRNSEKKLYDILESISDALVVVNDEGDITMVNSATIKMFGYSSKELLHKNIDIFVPAQHKDGHKEKCASYFRSPTKNAPLWNKDISILTRDGTHIPVDIALSLTSIDGQPHAVASIRDISKRRKAEEALAASETKFRLITENLKEMIYRADHKTFTVNYVNKAVEDIYGYTTAEWLQSPHIWEETIHPNDREIVLHFFRNAAQEFKDVKMEYRVLDRDGNTHWVYDSMTWEKDESGKQVAILGAMTDITEQKQALIYLEEQERFLRDILHGIKAAIIIIDYEKRSVVDVNDEFLSIVGRKKEQIVGHTCGEVLQCDKDCPKCDESGNITPSLVFRKRSSINNSKGRRIPVEESFIPVTIHGRKRVVAVLFDVTEQEALENQLAYSQKLESIGQLAAGLAHEINTPIQYVAGNLSYLNESFTKVMSLLSFCDESFRKLANTADQSLLSKWEKKKKEADIDFLNDDVPEAFRDTLFGVEQVSSIVKAMRKLSHPGSEKRQMLNINEAIDNIITVSRNEWKYDSEIFTNFDPDLKTIPCMPGSFNQAILNILVNAAHANTEAAVNGKKKPITITTRKDDNFAEITISDEGKGIPLEIRHRIFDPFFTTKEVGKGTGQGLGIVHSIMQKHKGVINFKSVPDKGTTFSLRFPLKPGDDAIS
- a CDS encoding SLC13 family permease, with the translated sequence MTPEILLVMGVLAFAVLLFIFEWVRVDVVGIIMMVLLPLLGLVTPKQAISGLSSNAVVSIIAVIIIGAGLDKTGVMNSLARVILKFAGKSETRIMALIAGTVSIISGFMQNIGAAALFLPAAKRIGNQTGVPIGRLLMPMGFCAIIGGCLTLVGSSPLILLNDLMVVGGKHYEPFGMFGVTPIGLALLVAALIYFMLLGRFILPNQDVAENSGPMSELLSNTYGGIGSLYELHVPENWECDHDLMGLELRPIYFSTVVAIARERGKNHKIAPDALEKILPGDHLAVVGPIEFVQAMAAEYGWDLKEDLETFAEELSPNNAGIMEGLITPRSELVGMTLRELGIRKRFQVSPMAIFRGEKLFISGLTDITLESGDALLLHGRWEMFHMLKDRPDFVFTEEVKGEILRADKAKLALMWLAVSLVMILGLHIQLSIALLTGALGMILTKVLSIDEAYQSVDWMTVFLLGGLIPLGMAFENTGAAKYIADTIMAALGHPSSLILLTVIGALTSFFTLVASNVGATVLLVPLSMNMALNAGVDPRIAALTVAVAASNTFVLPTHQVNALIMRPGGYKTIDYVRAGTGMTILYMAVMIFAIMTLY
- the nhaB gene encoding sodium/proton antiporter NhaB codes for the protein MEPTFLQSLGSNFLGHAPNWYKKVIIAFLILNPVLMFTAGPIVAGWALIAEFIFTLAMALKCYPLPAGGLLALEAVVLGMTSAETIYHEALNNFEVILLLIFMVAGIYFMKEFLQFTFTRILVRVQSKILISLMFCFAGAFLSAFLDALTVTAVIIAVAYSFYNIYHRFASGKTMNCDHDLCSDNAVVEKNRQDLVEFRAFLRNLMMHGAVGTALGGVCTLVGEPQNLLIGGEMGWHFVEFFLEVMPVSLPVLGVGLLTCVFVEQFHLFGYGAKLPGDIRSHLLETAVEMEEKEGQRGKTRLLIQTLTGIWLVAALAFHLAAVGIIGLSVIIILTSMNGYIEEHQLGKAFEEALPFTALLVVFFSIVAVIHDQGIFHPIIEFVLSMKGQAQLVAYYLANGLLSAISDNVFVATVYISETKLHFINLLGTLPDIGMTGQALMEKLTDPHLMRADVVAGMPQATASKALEIMHQFDKLAVAINTGTNIPSVATPNGQAAFLFLLTSALAPVIRLSYGRMVMLALPYTITMSITGLLAVNYFL